Within the Pseudomonas putida genome, the region TCGCCAGCCGCCACGCTCTCGCCAAGGGCGTCGGTGGTGATGACGTTCTCCTTGTCGATATGGAACAGGGCGATGGTCGCGCCCAGGCGGCTGTCGAGCAGGTCGAGCTTGACCCCGGTCTCGTAACCCAAGCCCTTTTCAGGCTTGTAGACCTGACCCTGGGTGCCGATGGTGTTGGGTTTGAACGACGTGGATGCGTTGGCGAACACGCCGACTTGCGGGGTCAGTTGATACAAGACCCCGATGCGCGGAGTCGCGACGTCCTTTTCCTGGCTGTCGCTGGCACCGGTGGTGCGGTTCTGCGATGTCTGCTCGAAGCGCTCCAGGCGTACACCCAGCAGTCCGCGCAAGCGGTCGGTGAAGGCGATCTGGTCTTGCAGGTTGATCGCGTAGCTTTCAGTGTGCTCGAAAAAGTCGTTGGCACGGGTGATGGCCGGCTTCGGCTTGCCGTATACCGGGTTGTAGATATCCAGGCCATACCCTGCAGAGGTGGCGCTTTGCGGGTACTTCTGGCTGTTGCGGTAGTTTTCGTACTCCAGCCCGACCAGGGTCTGATGCTGCCAGCCACCCAACTCGAACTGCCCGTGCAGCTCGGCCTGGGTGATGTTGTCGTTCCATTCGAAGTCGCGTTCGCGATAGAAGCGCGTGATGGTGGTGCCCACCAGGGCCTGGGGCTCGGAGCTGTTGCCCTTGAGCGTGCCTTGGGTGTAGTGGTTGGCCAGGCGCAGCTTCCAGTTGTCGTTGAGCACGTGTTCCAGTGCGAGGTCGAGGGTCTGGTTGTCGTTGCGGATCTTGCCGTCATTCGGCTCGCCGAGGAAGGTCGAGCGCTTGACCGAACCCATTTCGCCGTTGACCGCCGGAATGCCACGGTCGAACACCGACTCGGTACGGGAAAACTCGGTGTCGATCATCAGCCGGGTGTCGGGCGACAGCTGCCAGCTCAGGGAGGGGCTGACGATACGGCGCTCGCTGCCGACATGATCGCGGAAGCTGTCGTTGTCCTCGATGGCGAGGTTGATCCGGCCCAACAGGTTCCCTTCGCTGTCCAGCGGCGAGTTGGCGTCCAGGGCGGTGCGGTAGCGATCCCAGCTGCCGGCACTGAGGGTGAGGTTGCTGAACGCTTCGGCCTGGGGACGCTTGGTGACGATGTTGACCAGGCCTCCAGGGTCGCCACGGCCGTACAGGCTGGCAGCCGGGCCTTTGAGCACTTCGATGCGCTCGATGTTGGACGTGTCCGGCGCGCTGTAGCTGCCGCGGTTGATGGCGAAACCGTTCTTGTACAGCTCGCCAGTGGTGAAGCCGCGCACACTGTAGTTGAGGAACGTCAGGCCGCCGAAATTGTTCTGCCGCGACACGCCGCCAGCAAAGTCCAGGGCGCGGTCGATGCGGGTGGTGTTGAGGTCCTTGATGACCTGCGCGGGCACGACATCGATACTCTGCGGTGTGTCGCGGATGTCGGTATCGGTGCGGGTGGCCGTGGCTGAGCGGGTGGCACGATAACCTTGCACCGGCCCGTCGGCGCGCTCTTGGAGGTAAACGTCGGTGATGGCGGTTTCGTCCAGCACCAAAGGTTCTGCCGCTAGAATCGGCTGGCCGAACAAACCCAGCGTCAGGCCGGCCAGAAGGGGTGTACGAGGGTTCACGAAAAGTCTCCGTTTTTCACGCCATAACGCTGCATTTTTTAGTTGTCCTGGCTTGGGCACTGCCCGCGAGTTGGTAAGGGATTACAAGGGACACACGTCAGGTGTCACGGCGCAGGCCTAGCGCCAGGCCTGACAAATGAATCTTGATGAGGAAACGTTCATCTTGGGGCGCGCATTTTAGAAGATGTAATAACGTAACGCCAGAGCTTAATGATCATTCCCAGTTGCAAGTGATTCGTATTGGTAGTGTAATGTTATCCAGTAACGTTAAGGAGTTATTTATGAAACCTGGCATCCATCCCAACTATCGCCCCGTGCTGTTCCACGACACCTCAGCGAACATCTTCTTCCTCATCGGCTCTACGGCCGAATCCGACCGCACCTACCAGCACACCGACGGCAAGACTTATCCCTACGTGCAACTGGACGTTTCCAGCGCCTCGCATCCGGTGTATACCGGCCAGCAACGTCAAGCCACGACTGAAGGGCGCATCGCCAACTTCAAGAAACGCTTTTCCGGGTTTGGCGGTAAGCCGTAACAGCAGGCTGGGCTAGAAGGCGAACCGTGTCAGCGCACTCTGGAGGGTCGCATGCAATGCTGCCCTCCAGAGGCGTTGGTTCAAGGCGGGTTCAGGCAGTCGCTGAGCGATTGGCAGGCGAGACGCCCGCCCACAGGCGCTCCATCTCCAGTCGCCGCTCAGCCGCATCCGGCGCTTGGCACTGCTGCAACAGCAGGTCGATGGCCGAGCGCAGTTCGAAGCTGCCCATGTCTTGTCCGTCGCGGTTGCGAATGGCGATGGTGCCTTCTGCCTGTTCCTTGGCACCGGCAATCAACAGGAACGGAACACGTTGCAAGGTCTGCTCGCGCACCTTGTAGCCGATCTTTTCATTGCGCGTATCGGCCTCGACACGCAAGCCGGCGCCGCGCAACAGCTTCGCCACATCCTGGGCATAACCTGCGTACTGCTGAGTGATCGAGGACACCGCCACCTGTACCGGCGACAGCCAGGCTGGCAGCTTACCGGCATGGTGTTCGAGCAGGATGCCAGTGAAGCGCTCCAGCGAGCCGAACAGTGCACTATGCAGCATCACCGGTCGCTGGCGCTGGCCGTCCTCGTCGACATACTCCAGGCCGAAACGTGCTGGCAGGTTCATATCCACCTGCAGGGTGCCGCATTGCCAGTCCCGGCCAATGGCGTCGCGCAGCACGAACTCAAGCTTCGGCCCATAGAACGCGCCTTCGCCGGGGTTCACCTGATAGGCCAGGTGCATAGCGTTGAGCGCGGTGATCAGCGAGCCTTCCAGCAGGTCCCATGTGGCATCGTCGCCCATACGGTTGTTCGGGCGTGTGGAAAGCTTGATACGCACATGCTCGAAGCCAAACTGGCGATAGATGTCGAGCACCATGGCCACCACCGACTGGCATTCCTGATCCATCTGCTGTGGCGTGCAGAAGATGTGCGCATCGTCCTGGGTGAAGTGGCGCACCCGTAGCAGCCCGTGCAGCGCACCCGAGGGTTCGTAGCGGTGCACCTTGCCGAATTCGCCCATGCGAATTGGCAGGTCCCGATAGCTTTTCAGGCCGTGCTTGTAAAGCAGCGAGCCGCCGGGGCAGTTCATGGGCTTGAGCGCCAGTGCACGGCCATCTTCGGTTTCGGTGGTGAACATGTTGTCGCGGTAGTTGTGCCAGTGGCCGGAAATTTCCCACAGGCTGCGGTCCATCACATCCGGCGTGTTGACCTCGATGTAGTCTCCGTCGTCCCGGCGACGACGCATGTAGGCGATCAGCGACTGGAATACAGCCCAGCCCCGTGGATGCCAGAACACCGCGCCAGGCGCATCGTCTTCGAAATGAAACAGGTCGAGCTCGCGGCCCAATTTGCGATGATCGCGCTTTTCTGCCTCTTCGAGACCGCGCAGGTGCTCCGCGAGCTGTCTGGCATCGGCCCAGGCAGTGCCATAGATGCGCTGCAGTTGTTCGTTGCGCGCATCACCGCGCCAGTAGGCGCCGGCCAGCTTGGTGAGCTTGAATGCTTTCAGCAGGCGGGTGTTCGGCACATGCGGACCGCGGCACATGTCGACATATTCCTGATGGAAGTACAAGCCGAGGTGCGTGGCCATCGGGAGATCGTCGATCAAGCGAAGCTTGTAGGTTTCGTTGCGGGCGCTGAACACGTCGATGGCTTCTGCGCGGCTGAGCATGCGCTTGATCACGTCGTAGTCCTGGGCGACCAGTTCGCGCATGCGGGCCTCGATAGCCTCCAGGTCGGCCGGGGTGAACGGCCTTTCATAGGCGACATCGTAGTAGAAGCCATCGCGAATCACTGGCCCGATCACCATCTGCGCGGTGGGGAACAACTGTTTCAAGGCGTGCCCAAGCAGGTGAGCGCAGGAGTGTCGGATGATTTCCAGGCCTTCGTCATCCTTGGGCGTGATGATCTGCAAGCTCACATCGTGGTCGATAACCTCGCAGGCATCGACCAACTGCCCGTCGAGCTTGCCGGCAACGGTGCTACGAGCAAGGCCGGGGCCAATCGATCGTGCGACGTCGAGCACGGTGACGGGGCTGTCGAAGTGACGCTGCGACCCGTCGGGCAAGGTCACGGAGAAGGCGGGGGGTTGGGCGTTTTCTGGCATTTTTTCAGGCTCGGCGTTCAATAGTGTGGCGGCGGGTCGGTCAACCCAGCCCTTGCTCGGTCTGCAGCATGGCGGAGTGGGATTTGAGGTGCTCGAACACGCCTGGGTTTGCCCAGGCTTGGCAGATGGCGGGCGAAAATTCGATGGCGTGCAGGTCGATCAGGCCCATTCGCGGGTTCTGCGCGTCTGCCCGGAAGCACTGGGCGTAGCCGGTCTCGGTTTCATGCACGATGACCGAATGCAAGCGTACATCCGCCTCGCCATTGCGCATTTCGGCCTGCGACAGCGCTGCGTCGACCAGGCAGAAGAACAGGCGCGAGAACTGTTCGGCGCTGGGCGAAACCGGCACCAGCACCCAGCGTTCCGAATGCCGGCGGACCGACGCCAGGTAGTCGGGATCATCACCGGACCACAGCGCGACGCTATGGTCAAAGGCGTCGATCAAGTCCCTGATGTCGCCCTTGAGCAGGCCGAAATCGTAGACCATCTGACCATTGTCCAGCGCGTCGGCGTGCAGGATCAGCTCGACCTTGTAGGAGTGCCCATGAATAGAGTGGGAACAGCGCCGGGTGCTGCAGCCCCGCACGATGTGGGCGTTCTCGAATTTGAACAGTTTGCGAATCAGCATGGGTCACCTGCATTGTCGCGGCCGCGGGTGGGCTGCTGGAGGCGGCGCAGTCTTGGCCCTTGGGCGGTATCCTCGGCGGTGTAGCCAGCCTCTTCCAGCTCGCTGCGCAGTCGGTCGGCAGTGGCAAAGTCGCGGGTTTTGCGCGCGGCCTCGCGGGCCTCGAGCAAACGGAGTAACGCGGCTTGCGGTGGCGGCTCGTCCCTGTGTGGCTGCAGGCCCCGCAGTGCTGCCAGCGGTGCCTGCTGCAACAGGCCGAGTAGCGCGGCCGACTTGAGCAGCCGGGCCTTGGCCTGGGCACGGGATGCACCGTCACTGGCATTGTCGAGCGCCTGGCGCAGCACATGCAGGCGGGCCAGGGCTTCAGCGACGCCCAGGTCGTTCCTGAGGGCAGCAAGCAATTGCGCGTCGGCTGGTACATCGTTGGCGCCGGGCAGATCGTCGCAGCGAGCCAGGCTAGCGTAGAAGCGGATGAGGCTCTGCACGGCCGCGCTCAGGCGCTCGGCGTTCCAGTCCATCGGGCGACGGTAGTGGGTGGACAGCAACGCCAGCCGAATCGCTTCGCCAGGGGCCTGGCTGAGCAGGTCGCGCACCAGTAGCACGTTGCCCAGTGATTTGGACATCTTCTGCCCATCCACGGTGACGAAGCTGTTGTGCACCCAGGTGCGGCAGTACAACGTGCCGTGGGCACAGGTGCCTTGGGCAATCTCGTTCTCATGGTGAGGGAAGATCAGGTCCTGGCCACCCCCATGGATGTCGATGGTATGCCCAAGGTGTTGCCCGATCATCGCCGAGCACTCCACATGCCAGCCCGGCCGGCCTCTGCCCCAGGGGCTGCTCCAGCCGGGTTGGTCGGCCGTGGACGGCTTCCACAGCACGAAGTCCAGCGCGTCGCGCTTGTAAGGCGCGACCTCCACGCGGGCGCCCGCCAGCATGTCCTTGGTGTTACGGCCGGAAAGCTCGCCGTAGGCTGGGTAGGAGGGCACATGGAACAGGACATGGCCTTGCGCCACATAGGCATGGCCACGCGCGATGAGGGTCTCGATCAACTCGATGATCTGCGGGATGTGCGCGGTGACCCGGGGTTCGAGGTCGGGTGACGCCACCCCGAGTGCCGTCATGTCCTGATGGTACGCATCGATGAAGCGGTCAGTGATATCGGCGATGGGCACGCCTGCCGCTGCCGCGGCGGCATTGATCTTGTCGTCTACGTCGGTGAAGTTGCGGGCATACACCAGCTCGGCATAGTCGTGGCGCAGCAGCCTGGCCAATAGGTCGAAGACCACCGCAGGGCGGGCATTGCCGATGTGCGCATAGTTGTAGACCGTGGGGCCGCAGACGTACATCGTCACTCGCTCGGGGCTTGCGGTGCGCAGCACTTCCTTACGCCGGGTAAGCGTGTTGTGCAGGTAGATCGGTTCAGTCATGTGCAGCGGCCTGCGGGGCGGACCAAGCCGAGGCATCGTGCGGGTGCAGGCTTTCCAGGTGGCGAACATGCACTTGGCTATCGCGGTAACCGTGCAGGCTGAACTGGATACGCCGCGCAGCGTCCTCGACGAACATCAGGTTCTGCCCGTTGAGGGCTGCGAACGCCTGTTCGTCAGCCCGCTTCACGGCGGTCTGAACCGGGGTGCGCAAGGCGCCTTCGACTTGGTCGATGAGGGCCAGCAACCCCAGATCAGGGGCATCGGCAGGCACCGCGACGCGCACCCGGGCTTCGCTGCGTTGGCTGTGCGGCGTGGCCAGCGATGCGTTGCTG harbors:
- a CDS encoding TonB-dependent siderophore receptor; translation: MNPRTPLLAGLTLGLFGQPILAAEPLVLDETAITDVYLQERADGPVQGYRATRSATATRTDTDIRDTPQSIDVVPAQVIKDLNTTRIDRALDFAGGVSRQNNFGGLTFLNYSVRGFTTGELYKNGFAINRGSYSAPDTSNIERIEVLKGPAASLYGRGDPGGLVNIVTKRPQAEAFSNLTLSAGSWDRYRTALDANSPLDSEGNLLGRINLAIEDNDSFRDHVGSERRIVSPSLSWQLSPDTRLMIDTEFSRTESVFDRGIPAVNGEMGSVKRSTFLGEPNDGKIRNDNQTLDLALEHVLNDNWKLRLANHYTQGTLKGNSSEPQALVGTTITRFYRERDFEWNDNITQAELHGQFELGGWQHQTLVGLEYENYRNSQKYPQSATSAGYGLDIYNPVYGKPKPAITRANDFFEHTESYAINLQDQIAFTDRLRGLLGVRLERFEQTSQNRTTGASDSQEKDVATPRIGVLYQLTPQVGVFANASTSFKPNTIGTQGQVYKPEKGLGYETGVKLDLLDSRLGATIALFHIDKENVITTDALGESVAAGEARSQGLDLQFSGQLTDALRVIGAYAYIDVEVTKGDAALPKGSDLLGIARNSGSVMGVYEFQEGALRGSDVGAAVNYVGERSGQAGSDFTLDAYTTVDLLAHYKASEQVTVGLNLNNLFDRKYYERSYNSSWVLPGEPRNFSVSLTLSL
- a CDS encoding type B 50S ribosomal protein L31, giving the protein MKPGIHPNYRPVLFHDTSANIFFLIGSTAESDRTYQHTDGKTYPYVQLDVSSASHPVYTGQQRQATTEGRIANFKKRFSGFGGKP
- the thrS gene encoding threonine--tRNA ligase — encoded protein: MPENAQPPAFSVTLPDGSQRHFDSPVTVLDVARSIGPGLARSTVAGKLDGQLVDACEVIDHDVSLQIITPKDDEGLEIIRHSCAHLLGHALKQLFPTAQMVIGPVIRDGFYYDVAYERPFTPADLEAIEARMRELVAQDYDVIKRMLSRAEAIDVFSARNETYKLRLIDDLPMATHLGLYFHQEYVDMCRGPHVPNTRLLKAFKLTKLAGAYWRGDARNEQLQRIYGTAWADARQLAEHLRGLEEAEKRDHRKLGRELDLFHFEDDAPGAVFWHPRGWAVFQSLIAYMRRRRDDGDYIEVNTPDVMDRSLWEISGHWHNYRDNMFTTETEDGRALALKPMNCPGGSLLYKHGLKSYRDLPIRMGEFGKVHRYEPSGALHGLLRVRHFTQDDAHIFCTPQQMDQECQSVVAMVLDIYRQFGFEHVRIKLSTRPNNRMGDDATWDLLEGSLITALNAMHLAYQVNPGEGAFYGPKLEFVLRDAIGRDWQCGTLQVDMNLPARFGLEYVDEDGQRQRPVMLHSALFGSLERFTGILLEHHAGKLPAWLSPVQVAVSSITQQYAGYAQDVAKLLRGAGLRVEADTRNEKIGYKVREQTLQRVPFLLIAGAKEQAEGTIAIRNRDGQDMGSFELRSAIDLLLQQCQAPDAAERRLEMERLWAGVSPANRSATA
- a CDS encoding 6-pyruvoyl trahydropterin synthase family protein; translated protein: MLIRKLFKFENAHIVRGCSTRRCSHSIHGHSYKVELILHADALDNGQMVYDFGLLKGDIRDLIDAFDHSVALWSGDDPDYLASVRRHSERWVLVPVSPSAEQFSRLFFCLVDAALSQAEMRNGEADVRLHSVIVHETETGYAQCFRADAQNPRMGLIDLHAIEFSPAICQAWANPGVFEHLKSHSAMLQTEQGLG
- the cysS gene encoding cysteine--tRNA ligase, which translates into the protein MTEPIYLHNTLTRRKEVLRTASPERVTMYVCGPTVYNYAHIGNARPAVVFDLLARLLRHDYAELVYARNFTDVDDKINAAAAAAGVPIADITDRFIDAYHQDMTALGVASPDLEPRVTAHIPQIIELIETLIARGHAYVAQGHVLFHVPSYPAYGELSGRNTKDMLAGARVEVAPYKRDALDFVLWKPSTADQPGWSSPWGRGRPGWHVECSAMIGQHLGHTIDIHGGGQDLIFPHHENEIAQGTCAHGTLYCRTWVHNSFVTVDGQKMSKSLGNVLLVRDLLSQAPGEAIRLALLSTHYRRPMDWNAERLSAAVQSLIRFYASLARCDDLPGANDVPADAQLLAALRNDLGVAEALARLHVLRQALDNASDGASRAQAKARLLKSAALLGLLQQAPLAALRGLQPHRDEPPPQAALLRLLEAREAARKTRDFATADRLRSELEEAGYTAEDTAQGPRLRRLQQPTRGRDNAGDPC